ATTGGAAGTCTAATTAAGAAAGGAAAATCTTAGAATTGGTGGGAGTACTAAAGAGAAGTTTGGTACATTTTGGGTTGCATCTTGCGTTTTGTTAACGGTGGGCAACTGAACTTTCTCATTTGCTTTTGGCATGCTGAAACTCTTTTCACTTTCAACTCCAGTATTGCTGCTAGCTTTCCATCTAAAGCTTTTACTTCGACTTTCACcttcttggggtgttgaatgaaCCTCGTGGTTGAACATCTTTACAAAGTCTTGAACCTTTCCTTTAATTCCAGCTTTACTAGAATTCTCGGTTGATCTTAACGGAGAAGCTTGCGGACTACCTCTGTTAACTCCTGTATCTACTATAGGCTTTTTGTCTAAACCTCTCTTCCCTTTTCTCTTAGCTTGTGAATCGCTTTTTTGCTTGTTGTCACTGGCCTCAACATCACCTTTCTTCAAATTTGTGTCAACCTCAGCATCAATTTTCTTCACATTTTCCTTGACTTTATTTTTTGATCGTGCTGCTTCTTTCTTAGCTTTGACCGTGTTACTCTTCCCTTCTGTGTCTTGTGCCATCTTAACACCGCCTGCAAAGCAAAAATAACATTTTTTTTGTGTAAGACAGACTACAAATGTCTGTAGTTGCCAGGTTTGAAATTAGAAAGTACCTTTTTCCTCGGCCTCATTAACTAAAAATGCACGAAGAGGCTTCAACTCATCCTTTATAATTTCTTCAGAGTTCTTTGGAACTTCTTTCTGGATTCCCTCACCTAAACCTGACTTCTGTCTGAAGAAAGGTTCTTCTGTTTCCCTTTCAGTTCTTAATATAGTGTCATCTTTAACACTTTGAAGGGATTTTGACTTTGGAATGCCGACAGTTTCCCCAACAATACCATTTGCATTGTCACTTCTCTCTGAGTTCTTACTTGTAGTACTAAAGGATTGAGAATTCCCGTCCCTGGATATGTTGAGGTTTTCTCCCAGCGGCGATCTGGTATCCATGTCATCATTCTCTATCCTTCCATTGGAGCTAGAACATATTTCAAGTTTAATTTTCTCTTTAGACTTGAAATGCTTCCCTCCCTTCAGTGGAATAAGTACGGGAACTCCTTTGCCTGCCCACTTGTATATGGAGAAATGAAATTGATATTCAGTACTGGAAGCTTCCTTGCTTTCTCCGTTCTTCTTCAGATTGCCTCCTATGTCTTGCTCATCAGATTCAGACATGTATCTTAATTCATCACCAATACTAGTACCTTCACGGGATAATGGACTTTGTCGATAAAATGTGGGAGCATCATTTTTCATCTCTTTCTCTCGCTTCTTTTGTGGACTATGACTTCCCGAAGCAAATAGGGGAAGATCTGTTGCTTTCGTCAACTTGGCAGGAAGACTGAAGAGCAAACAAACACTAATAACCAATCTATGAAGCAACAATATGACAATTTCACTACCCCTCCTTAGAAAATCTTACTACTACCAAaggttataaaaaaaaaaaaaaaaaaaactagaattgacCTGTTTCCTTTATCAGCTAGAGAGTAGATCAGTTGTTGCCACATAAAGTTAGTCTAAACTGAAATTATGTACTTCCTGTTAAAGATGAAGATTGAAACAACTCTAGTAGATATACCGTTGTTACAATACTACCACTGTGCCCAAAAAGGGACCGCGAAAGGAGTACAGATTATCTtcattaattcaacagcaattaCAAGCTAACATTCTTTCCTGTTTTACAGTGTCAAGGCCCTACTGCTACCAAAAATTCAGCCCTTTTCCCTTATTTGCCAAGTCAGGAAGTGGAGGATATCAAAATTATTACCAACTCCACAATTATATAGAGTTTAATTTCTATGCACTGACGATGTAAagaacaaaaaaattacaatcaGGTTAAGTCAACCTACAACAGGTAACTTAATATTGTAGTAACCTGCTATAACTAGTTAAATTGCACTGATAATATGAAAAACTCACACTGTCAGTATATAACTCAAATCCTTCCACATATTAAATCAAAAGCAAAAGCAAGAGAAAAGAGGTATACAAATTACCTGAATTGAGCAGGGAGTGAAGTAGCAAAAGCTTCAAATTTTGGTGACAAAGGACGAACGGGGCTTAAAACTCTGGAACCGGGATTTGAGCCAAAAGGGTCCCTATCACTCCTCCTTGGTGATTCATCAACTCTAAATATATCATCATAGAAATCTTCACCTTGATTTCGCCTTCTATTAGCATTTTCTGCCCCAAAAACTGGCTTTTCATATGAATTGCGCGATGAACCTGCTGAATCTTCTTCATACTCCATTGGGTCATTGAAACTATGCCTCTTTCTCCCTTCTTGGATTGAAAAACGTCTGGGGGGACCCCCGAAAACATCGTTAAAATCCATGTCCATGTCACTAGGTGAGTTCTCAAATGATCTTTGAGGACCATATTCGAATAAAACATTTTCCTTTTGGGAAATTCTCTCCATGGAAAACCAAGATTACAAAAATGGATAACTGCTAAACAATAAGttcaaatacaaaaaaaaaatggcGGGAAATTGTTGAAACTCCAATTCTTTGGGCAACCTAGGTTCATGCAAGAACATGTGTGGGAACCTTGAGAGAAATTAATGCATGTTCGAAGTGTACTTTGGTTTTGAATTCTAAGATTTTCACGAAAATGATGTGTTTTTGTTAAATGCTTAAAAATTGAAAATTATGTGGTTGGAAGTTATGAACAGTTCACAAGACAGGTAAGTGGGGTTACGACAGTTTTATGTGAATAGACTACATACCCAATACTAATAGTTTAGTGGGAAACTGAAGCCACAGGATATGCTGGTGAGATAATGTTATGGCTGTGAATAGTGTGGATAAGAGAAGACAATATtgcaaaaagacaaaaggagaaAGAATATTTGCCTCACTAGCAAATTCTATTTTTTCTTGCTCAGTTTCTCCTTAATCACCTAATATTTGGTGAGAAAAAATTCACTCTTCTAGATTTTCCCCTTTTAGTCTGTGTTATTGAAATGATGGATTTTTAGGACCACTTGAATATGTGAAGGAAGTTTAAGTGCTTTTTTTGTATTCACATGCTGTTCTAAACAACTCTAATTGCTTTCATCTCTTATTTGAATCAAATTCTTTCACGGATTCGAGCCGCGGGAagagcctcttgcagaaatacagggtaagaTTGCTTACAATATACCTTTGTGATCCGACCCttccccgcgcatagcgggagcttagtgcactgggCTGCCCTTTTTACAGTACTTTAGTTATCATTTAACTTCTCTCTGGTTCAATCAATCTATATGCACCCACTTAACTATGTAGCTTTAGTTCTTCAAATGTTGGAATAAAAGTAGGGTCAAATGACATGTTTATAAAGTATGATAACCAATAATGTATGACAACATAAAAAGTCCAGACAGTAAAACCCTACCCATGCCAGCATCTGACACAACAGGAGTAATGTGGAGAAAAAACTGAAAGAGCAAGTGCAACTAACAAATATTCCCATCAGTCCCACTCTATCAAGAACTCAGATATTGCGTCCTTTTCATAGTAAAGGTTAACAATTACAGTTGTTCAGTACTTGAAATAAGATCATGAATAATCCACAGAAATATAAGTTCCAGCTTGATTTGCTGATTCGAAAATGCAATAATCTCGAGACACCATAAAGTTAGAAACAACTCCAAGGGATGTTACATCAAAAATCGGTAATGAGTATCTTacaaaaaatgattaaaaatccCAACAAAGAACAGGGATAAAGTCTTCCAAAAAGGAATGCCGGTTGAATCATGTATGTTATTTAATGTCTCTTGACCTTATATCTCATACTATACTATTGACAGATATTCTTATGTGCAAATGGGGAAAATGGAATTCCATTAACCTTTTTGCCGGGTTTAAAGAAGGCTGAATCAACCTCCTACAATGCTGTTAGGATCGATAATGTTCCATAGTCTATACACTGTGACCGTTTGGGTCTAGTAATTTTTGTTCATCAGTTGGCTTGTCACTCGTGGAGAGTTGAATATTTGGTTTAGAGTTCGTTTTATTCCACTCGTTCTCTACACGGAAGAACGCCCACTGGAAGCGACGGAAGATCTCAAGCGCAGTTATTGCGAACACAGTGAGATAATTGTGCCGGAGATGGGCAGACAGCTTGTATGTCCACGTGCATCGCAGGATGAGGTTGCTTCCAATTACCCAAAAGTAGACCTGCAAGTTCCCAAAAGGTCAGAAACTAACACCCTTAATATTTCACGACAAGAAAATGTCAGAATTGCCAACTGAGGCAATAAAATCTTCTTCTGTGCAGGGTGTTAAAAAGTTGGCCAAAAAAAATGTAACATCAATTCAGCTTCAACCAGATTATTATGAAAATAAAGGGAACACTAATAGTATCATTGAATTCTCCCTTAATTTTGCTCTAGAAAACAAGCCGGAAAATTAGCCAACTAGTAGAATGTCACAAAGTTACGGAAGCAGTGATGATAAACAAAAGGTATAGGCTTACCCATTTCCGCCCATATAACAAGTGTGATAATGCATTCGGTCTGCTGAACTTGAAAATCCGAGTGAAGCAACTAGCAGAAAGAAGCAATTTCGAGTAATCAGATTTAACAAGAATAATCTCAGAAAGACCTCTAGTAAAAGACATTCTTGCATATTGCCTATTAAAAAAAAAGACATTCTTGCACATTAACAGGTGGCCAAGGGAAGTGTATTGTGGTAGACTTCCCAATTATAAATGCGTGATTAAAATAGAAAACATGGGAATTGATTCGTGCAGTCCAGCTTTTACACATTTAACCATTATTGTGTTGTATGTAGCTGGCTGGGATTGAACCTGAAGGGAGCACAAGGACACATATTAAGTGTTGTATGTAGCTGAGTTCAAacatataaatgttgttgattCGGATCTAGGATCTCTAGGTTGTTACTCTCATGCCTCAACCATTAGGGCATCCCCTTCGAGACCACACTTTCATTGTTTCGTTATATTCATTTCTAATATCTTTGTCATTTTTGCTTCAAATGCTTTGTGAAATAAGAGCTTACAATTCTTGATAAAATCAATGCGCCTTCTTCTCCCCTTAGTTATTGTCTATGTTTGTGAATTATATGCTTTTTAAAAAACCTTAGGAATTCAATGAATAAAacatatatttcatgatttcaatatttatttactcatttacTTTTTTGGGTTTATACAATATTTTCGTCTAGAATTATGGAAATACATGAAGGAGACATCGCGAGAGATAGAGTGCAAtgtaaaacaattttttttttttggggggcgGGGAGGGGAGGGGGAAGGGGAAAGTTGTCATTTATACGACTACAAGTATTAGAACACAGGGAGTAAAAAAGTGGAGTGTACAAATCAATTTCCAAAATATCCTATGCAAAATAGTTCAAACCACAAACATGAGAACTCAATATCCAGTCTCTACGCAGAACTCCCTACATCCCATTTTCTGAAGGTTAAGAGTAATATAGTTTTGGATAGACAAGCATATCAAGTTTGTAGGAATATGTTTAACATGTTAACTTGTTTGTACCTTAGTAATAACCACGTAATTTTAAAATGCAGAAAGGTAGAGAAGCTGGTCGGAAAATGTCACATCAATAAAATGGTGTGGTATTTTGTTATACTAGTTTGAATTGTTAGAGGACGAATTTTGTTATTTTAAGAACAATGTCAACATTGGGACACTAAGATATAAAGCATGACAGTTAAAACAGTTGGAAGGCAgcaaaatcaaagaaaaatataaacaaCTAAATCAAAGTCTGAGTTGGATGAGCAATAACTGGGTGCAAAACTAAAGCATTAGTGCCCGCATACAGTTTGAAAAATTAGCTAAAGCTCTGAAGAATTCGCATGAAAAAGATGTCACTGACCTCAAGTCCCAATCTCTTGTCAGATCCCAATAGAATGAGTAGAGAAAGTTCACCACACCCGACAGAAGCCATAAAGGACGATAAATATTAACCCAGTTGTCAGGGAAGACGTGATACTTAAGGGCTGAGAAAAATATCACAGGTACTGCAGTTGAATATTTTAACGCTGAAATGAAACATTAAGGACAATTAGCACTATTAAGTATTGACCCAACGATAAGCTGAAACCAGGAAAATTAAAAGCAAGTTGAAGAGAGATAGCTTATGTATAAATCCATGCTTAAAAAATGAAGAACTTGGAACATTACTACTTTTCTTAGGATCAACAATAAACTAGACTAACATTATAAATTATGTGAGACACTCCTGGAAACTTCATAGTCCTTTTTATTTTAGGGAGCAAAAGATATAAGCATAGAACAAAACCAAGATGATGAATGGTAAGTAAAAGCATTAAACTATTCATCATCCTCTTTTCCTCCATTCTCCCAACAGTTGCTATTCACAATGAATCAGCACAGATTTCTTCCAAGGCTTTAATCATCAAATACACAATAAGTTTTCTACTATTTAAACCCTCAAGGCCCGCCAATTTCTAGAAAACTTCAGCCGACCCCTCACTTTCCTTCATCAGCACTTCGATATTTACCATGGTTATAAGACAGCTAAAATGCACTATATATTCAGAGAGGAATAGTTCCCTTCAGCGTCAAGCATCAAGGAATAATCTTTAATAGAAA
This region of Nicotiana tomentosiformis chromosome 4, ASM39032v3, whole genome shotgun sequence genomic DNA includes:
- the LOC104095064 gene encoding J domain-containing protein required for chloroplast accumulation response 1, encoding MERISQKENVLFEYGPQRSFENSPSDMDMDFNDVFGGPPRRFSIQEGRKRHSFNDPMEYEEDSAGSSRNSYEKPVFGAENANRRRNQGEDFYDDIFRVDESPRRSDRDPFGSNPGSRVLSPVRPLSPKFEAFATSLPAQFSLPAKLTKATDLPLFASGSHSPQKKREKEMKNDAPTFYRQSPLSREGTSIGDELRYMSESDEQDIGGNLKKNGESKEASSTEYQFHFSIYKWAGKGVPVLIPLKGGKHFKSKEKIKLEICSSSNGRIENDDMDTRSPLGENLNISRDGNSQSFSTTSKNSERSDNANGIVGETVGIPKSKSLQSVKDDTILRTERETEEPFFRQKSGLGEGIQKEVPKNSEEIIKDELKPLRAFLVNEAEEKGGVKMAQDTEGKSNTVKAKKEAARSKNKVKENVKKIDAEVDTNLKKGDVEASDNKQKSDSQAKRKGKRGLDKKPIVDTGVNRGSPQASPLRSTENSSKAGIKGKVQDFVKMFNHEVHSTPQEGESRSKSFRWKASSNTGVESEKSFSMPKANEKVQLPTVNKTQDATQNVHQNVNKQEKTTKYSQTKTPTPKTKDYSDQKAAPSTNESKRDDRKASVGSMDDLFGGNYVVEELFEDQGNASQTNSKSEDNQASDAKIKQWSQGRKGNIRSLLSTLQLVLWPESGWKPVALMDLIEGSAVKRAYQRALLYIHPDKLQQKGAASHQKYIAEKVFDILQEAWDHFNSLGPM